One stretch of Stigmatella aurantiaca DNA includes these proteins:
- a CDS encoding TetR/AcrR family transcriptional regulator: MADSSGEARDALRRKAILEAARGCFLQFGYAKTSLDDIAQRANLSRTLIYKKFKNKEDIFSGLLDFMFEERYPRADQVLAGPGSRRDKLLQVYELLYVEPWGELAGTPMVAEFYEVCSRLFPEVDSKHERLRLKYTQALLEPKEIAELFMLAADGLLSDLPPVRTLRRRLQLLAERFLP, translated from the coding sequence ATGGCGGATTCGAGCGGTGAAGCGCGGGACGCACTGCGCCGGAAGGCCATCCTGGAGGCCGCCCGGGGCTGCTTTCTCCAGTTCGGCTACGCGAAGACGTCGCTCGACGACATCGCCCAGCGGGCGAACCTCTCGCGCACGCTCATCTACAAGAAGTTCAAGAACAAGGAGGACATCTTCTCCGGGCTGCTCGACTTCATGTTCGAGGAGCGCTACCCCCGGGCCGATCAGGTGCTGGCCGGGCCCGGGAGCCGGCGCGACAAGCTGCTCCAGGTGTACGAGCTGCTGTACGTGGAGCCCTGGGGCGAGCTGGCCGGCACGCCGATGGTGGCCGAGTTCTACGAGGTGTGCTCCCGGCTGTTTCCCGAGGTGGACTCGAAGCACGAGCGGCTGCGGCTCAAGTACACGCAGGCCCTCCTGGAGCCCAAGGAGATCGCCGAGCTGTTCATGCTCGCCGCCGATGGGCTGCTCTCCGACTTGCCCCCGGTCCGCACCTTGCGCCGGCGGCTCCAGCTGCTCGCCGAGCGCTTCCTGCCGTGA
- a CDS encoding MBL fold metallo-hydrolase encodes MTWRRGIKRALLGLGVVGALGLAGIAASAWEPMGQAASGERRARMERSPQWKDGHFVNPQPIVWDLAGSVKGMFRSSPDVSPSRPLEPVVVPGRERFETPPASGLRVTWLGHSSVLVEVDGHRVLTDPVWSERASPLTWVGPRRWYAPPVALEDLPSIDAVVISHDHYDHLDYGTLRAMKDWDTRFIVPLGVGAHLVYWGVPPERITELDWWEQTRVGALDVVCTPARHASGRTGIDKDATLWAGYALLGPKHRVFFSGDTGLFPAMKDIGERLGPFDLTMIEVGQYHHAWPDWHIGPEQAVLAHQMLRGRALLPVHWGLFTLALHGWTEPIERVLSAARTVQDTVVLVPRPGQSLEPEAPPPLERWWPELPWVSGEEDPIVSSQMN; translated from the coding sequence ATGACGTGGCGCAGAGGCATCAAGCGGGCCCTCCTGGGGTTGGGCGTGGTGGGGGCCCTGGGGTTGGCGGGCATCGCCGCCAGTGCCTGGGAGCCCATGGGCCAGGCGGCGAGCGGCGAGCGGCGGGCGCGCATGGAGCGCTCCCCGCAGTGGAAGGATGGCCACTTCGTGAACCCGCAGCCCATCGTGTGGGACCTCGCGGGCTCGGTGAAGGGCATGTTCCGCTCCAGCCCCGACGTGAGCCCCTCGCGGCCCCTGGAGCCGGTGGTGGTGCCAGGCCGGGAGCGCTTCGAGACACCGCCCGCCTCGGGCCTGCGCGTCACGTGGCTCGGCCACTCCTCGGTGCTGGTGGAGGTGGATGGCCACCGGGTGCTCACGGATCCGGTGTGGAGCGAGCGCGCCTCGCCGCTGACATGGGTGGGGCCCCGGCGCTGGTACGCCCCTCCCGTGGCGCTGGAGGACCTGCCGTCCATTGACGCCGTCGTCATCTCCCACGACCACTACGACCACCTGGACTACGGGACGCTCCGGGCGATGAAGGACTGGGACACCCGGTTCATCGTGCCGCTGGGCGTCGGGGCGCACCTCGTCTACTGGGGCGTGCCGCCGGAGCGCATCACCGAGCTGGACTGGTGGGAGCAGACGCGGGTGGGCGCGCTCGACGTTGTGTGTACCCCCGCGCGCCATGCCTCGGGGCGGACGGGAATCGACAAGGACGCGACGCTGTGGGCGGGCTATGCGCTGCTCGGGCCGAAGCACCGGGTGTTCTTCTCGGGGGACACGGGGCTGTTCCCGGCCATGAAGGACATCGGCGAGCGGCTGGGGCCCTTCGATTTGACGATGATCGAAGTGGGCCAGTACCACCACGCGTGGCCCGACTGGCACATCGGGCCCGAGCAGGCGGTGCTCGCCCACCAGATGCTCCGGGGGCGCGCGCTGTTGCCGGTGCACTGGGGGCTGTTCACCCTGGCGCTGCATGGGTGGACCGAGCCCATCGAGCGCGTGCTCTCGGCGGCCCGCACCGTCCAGGACACGGTGGTGCTCGTGCCCCGGCCTGGCCAGAGCCTCGAGCCGGAGGCGCCGCCCCCGCTGGAGCGCTGGTGGCCGGAGCTGCCCTGGGTATCCGGCGAGGAGGACCCCATCGTCTCCTCGCAGATGAACTGA